The DNA sequence GGTCGCTCGCCCGATAGGTGAACGAGCCCGCCTCGGCGAGCGGGACGCGCACGCCGAGCTCCTCCTCGACGCGCGCCGCCGCCGCCGAGGCGAGCGCCTCGCCCGGAGCGGGGTGGCTGCAGCAGGCGTTCGCCCACACCCCCGCGAAGTGGTACTTCCCCGCCGCGCGGCGCTGCAGGAGGGTCGCGCCGTCGGCTCGGAAGAGGAAGACCGAGAAGGCGAGGTGCAGGTGGCCGGGTGGCTCGTGGGCGGCGAGCTTCGGTGCGGTCCCGAGGACCGCGCCCTCGGGGCCGACCAGTAAGACCGTGTCGCGGAGCTGCGCCATCGCCGCCTCGGGGCTCTCGGGTGTGCTGCCGCCGCAGGCTATCGGTGGGGCATCGAGAGGGCACCGTACTTAAGCGAACTACCACAGAACGTGGCAGTACCACCACGCACCGTGCTCATCTGAGCGGACCTGACGCTACGCTGCACCCAGTCGGCGCCAGTCGGCACTCTTCGAGGGGTCATGATCGAACCGCAAGCTGGAGAGCCGACCGACGGGCCCCTCGGCAGCGGGGAGGCCTACGGCGGGCTCTCGCCCGGGCTCTTCGAGCGCCTGCGCGGCGAGCTGAGCGAGTCGGTCGCCGTCGTCGACGCCGAGGGGAGGGTGCGCTCGCTCCTCGGGCCCCCCTCCGGAGCGGTCGGCATCGGCCAGGTCGTCGGCCGCCACATCTTCGAGTACTGCGCCCCCGACGACCTGCCTCGCGCCCTCGAGCTCGCGGTCGAGGCCCTCGGCTCCTCGCCGGGGTGGGAGACGACCTGGAACGTCCCGTTGCGCTGTGGCGACGGCACGGTGCGCGCCTTTGAGATCCGCGTCGCCAACCATCAGGACGACCCCGAGATCGACGGCTTCATCCTCC is a window from the Acidimicrobiales bacterium genome containing:
- the idi gene encoding isopentenyl-diphosphate Delta-isomerase, with translation MAQLRDTVLLVGPEGAVLGTAPKLAAHEPPGHLHLAFSVFLFRADGATLLQRRAAGKYHFAGVWANACCSHPAPGEALASAAAARVEEELGVRVPLAEAGSFTYRASD